In Odontesthes bonariensis isolate fOdoBon6 chromosome 9, fOdoBon6.hap1, whole genome shotgun sequence, the following proteins share a genomic window:
- the c15h3orf80 gene encoding putative membrane protein C3orf80 homolog, whose protein sequence is MKPRLLGGGRTTGTFLSACLISACQALRSCGELQCVDGQQCCPPILSGNGSASSTVRCCKLPIHVFFDNVGWFTRKLSGILILLLLFAMGYFIQRIICPRPRRHHNRDHSEEPSLFHGHTSASQDSLLDRYPEYNLGDFASPNLPAYDEVKYLPTYEESMQEMHRDRSDDNLLSETERGGEGRARATGPRSGDQRRDLLEVTAPQQSPRTSRNSV, encoded by the coding sequence ATGAAGCCCCGTCTGCTGGGCGGCGGCAGGACAACTGGCACCTTCTTGTCTGCATGCTTGATCTCGGCTTGTCAAGCCCTCCGCAGCTGCGGGGAGCTACAGTGCGTCGATGGCCAGCAGTGCTGTCCGCCCATCCTCAGTGGGAACGGCAGTGCCAGCTCCACGGTGCGCTGCTGCAAGCTCCCAATCCACGTATTCTTCGACAATGTTGGCTGGTTTACGCGGAAGCTGTCGGGCATCCTGAtcctgttgctgctgtttgCCATGGGCTACTTCATCCAGCGAATCATCTGCCCTCGGCCCCGCCGACACCATAACCGCGACCACAGCGAGGAACCCTCCCTCTTTCACGGGCACACATCAGCGTCCCAGGATTCCCTGTTGGACCGGTACCCCGAATACAACCTCGGGGACTTCGCCTCTCCGAACCTGCCAGCCTACGACGAGGTGAAATATTTGCCCACGTATGAGGAAAGCATGCAGGAGATGCACAGAGACCGGTCGGATGATAATCTGTTGTCGGAGACCGAGAGAGGAGGTGAGGGCAGAGCGCGAGCAACAGGACCGAGGTCCGGAGACCAGAGACGGGATCTCCTGGAAGTGACAGCACCGCAGCAAAGCCCAAGGACATCTCGGAACTCTGTTTGA